The Cellulomonas sp. S1-8 genome has a window encoding:
- a CDS encoding YncE family protein, which yields MRLSAPPRGAVAGGTAFAVALPLALAAVVGAGHASQVLDQRSGGAWVVSAAQGLLSLVDGPTEEIAATIAVPGAGHALSVAQTDRGTYLVDGDEGTVARVDTGAWVVRTPVRLGTPGAALTVLQNEPGPDGPAHVVHVVDAGARTVTQVDPVTLDVRDETALSAQPGPGQAAVADDGDLWVVDAGAGNVTRVAVGPGGATPVKSVHRTALATGTAQVLLVQGRPVLADPATGTLAALGGTPRASGCLDTRPTDTVQLLGSRTTREVYAAVAGALLVAAVDRQDCARTVAVGDPTTSRFGPLAQSGRYVFVPDLSTGATTVVDTEDGTSVAFDLADPGNRVVLEAKDGLVFYDDLDGHRTGVLTLRGDVWHHTALDKYDPATGEGTHVVVPQDEGQAPTPRDPGQDEQDQEQPAAEEPDDPQAPRDQQTPGAQVPPRAGVPPGANPSPSPPPSPAPGPIATPAGPQITALAVEPASVVLGEPATFTATTTGTDGATWAWTLTGPGGGAVTTSDAATSFSHTLPDDADEGTYQLRLTVTVGTSSATRTLAVEVRPPGVSIVSLAATEPQYSQTSSAVVVAEVADAAPGATWTWTAVNDASGEVPFTPPAPGDPLELGHVGGVGTLTVTLTVVSGGSQDSRSIDVPVVYVCDLSVQTVELDLPAIGSTDEVVVGIPGCYEEQVTLVVPSWLSGGGTYTLSPSDSSWLTVTRTGDPPVDGRNTAAVTVRLELDTPQEEGLDVLANVPPAIIPSDDLPDGYAFCLVSGGMVQFWATYDDGDLSNLDVRLTVNGDTHPMTNSSKAPKLFWIELDPALVGGAGWSVRATDSSGASSPVTNAADDCW from the coding sequence GTGAGGCTGTCCGCGCCGCCGCGCGGCGCCGTCGCGGGCGGCACGGCGTTCGCCGTCGCGCTGCCGCTCGCGCTCGCCGCCGTGGTGGGGGCGGGTCACGCGTCGCAGGTCCTCGACCAGCGCTCCGGCGGCGCGTGGGTCGTCAGCGCCGCGCAGGGCCTGCTGTCCCTCGTCGACGGGCCGACCGAGGAGATCGCCGCGACGATCGCCGTGCCCGGGGCGGGGCACGCGCTGTCCGTCGCGCAGACCGACCGCGGCACCTACCTCGTGGACGGCGACGAGGGCACGGTCGCCCGCGTCGACACCGGGGCCTGGGTCGTGCGGACCCCCGTGCGGCTGGGCACGCCCGGGGCTGCGCTCACGGTCCTGCAGAACGAGCCGGGCCCGGACGGTCCGGCGCACGTCGTGCACGTCGTCGACGCGGGTGCCCGCACCGTCACCCAGGTGGACCCAGTGACCCTCGACGTCCGCGACGAGACGGCCCTGTCGGCTCAGCCGGGGCCCGGGCAGGCGGCCGTCGCCGATGACGGGGACCTGTGGGTCGTCGACGCGGGCGCCGGGAACGTCACGCGCGTCGCGGTGGGCCCCGGCGGCGCCACGCCCGTGAAGTCCGTGCACCGCACGGCGCTGGCGACCGGGACCGCGCAGGTGCTGCTCGTGCAGGGCCGGCCCGTGCTCGCCGACCCCGCCACGGGCACGCTCGCGGCGCTCGGGGGGACGCCGCGGGCGTCCGGGTGCCTCGACACGCGGCCCACGGACACCGTGCAGCTGCTCGGCTCGCGCACGACGCGCGAGGTGTACGCGGCCGTCGCGGGCGCGCTGCTCGTCGCGGCCGTCGACCGGCAGGACTGCGCGCGCACGGTCGCGGTGGGCGACCCCACGACGTCGCGGTTCGGGCCGCTCGCGCAGTCCGGCCGCTACGTGTTCGTGCCCGACCTGTCCACCGGCGCGACCACCGTCGTCGACACGGAGGACGGCACGAGCGTCGCCTTCGACCTCGCCGACCCCGGCAACCGCGTCGTCCTGGAGGCCAAGGACGGCCTGGTGTTCTACGACGACCTCGACGGCCACCGGACCGGGGTGCTCACGCTGCGCGGCGACGTGTGGCACCACACGGCGCTCGACAAGTACGACCCCGCCACGGGCGAGGGCACCCACGTGGTCGTGCCGCAGGACGAGGGTCAGGCACCGACGCCCCGCGACCCGGGACAGGACGAGCAGGATCAGGAGCAGCCCGCAGCCGAGGAGCCGGACGACCCGCAGGCCCCGCGCGACCAGCAGACGCCGGGCGCGCAGGTGCCACCGCGCGCCGGCGTCCCGCCCGGCGCGAACCCGTCGCCGAGCCCCCCGCCGAGCCCGGCGCCGGGTCCGATCGCGACCCCGGCCGGGCCGCAGATCACCGCGCTGGCGGTCGAGCCCGCCTCCGTCGTCCTCGGCGAGCCGGCGACGTTCACCGCCACGACGACCGGCACCGACGGTGCGACGTGGGCGTGGACGCTCACCGGCCCGGGCGGCGGGGCCGTGACCACGTCGGACGCCGCGACCTCCTTCTCGCACACGCTGCCGGACGACGCCGACGAGGGCACGTACCAGCTGCGGCTGACCGTCACCGTGGGCACGTCGAGCGCGACCCGCACCCTCGCCGTGGAGGTGCGGCCGCCGGGGGTCAGCATCGTCTCGCTGGCCGCGACCGAGCCGCAGTACTCGCAGACCTCGTCCGCGGTCGTCGTCGCCGAGGTCGCCGACGCGGCCCCCGGCGCGACGTGGACGTGGACGGCCGTCAACGACGCGTCGGGCGAGGTCCCGTTCACGCCGCCGGCCCCCGGCGACCCGCTCGAGCTCGGTCACGTCGGAGGCGTCGGCACGCTCACCGTCACGCTCACGGTGGTGTCCGGCGGCTCGCAGGACTCGCGCTCGATCGACGTGCCCGTCGTGTACGTGTGCGACCTGTCCGTGCAGACCGTCGAGCTGGACCTGCCCGCGATCGGGTCGACGGACGAGGTCGTCGTCGGGATCCCCGGCTGCTACGAGGAGCAGGTGACGCTCGTCGTCCCCTCGTGGCTCAGCGGCGGCGGCACGTACACGCTGTCGCCGTCGGACTCGTCCTGGCTCACGGTGACGCGCACCGGCGACCCACCGGTCGACGGGCGCAACACCGCCGCCGTCACCGTGCGGCTGGAGCTGGACACGCCGCAGGAGGAAGGACTCGACGTCCTGGCGAACGTGCCGCCGGCCATCATCCCCAGCGACGACCTCCCGGACGGGTACGCCTTCTGCCTCGTCAGCGGAGGCATGGTGCAGTTCTGGGCGACGTACGACGACGGGGACCTGTCGAACCTCGACGTGCGGCTCACCGTCAACGGCGACACCCACCCAATGACGAACAGCTCGAAGGCACCCAAGCTGTTCTGGATCGAGCTCGACCCTGCCCTCGTCGGCGGCGCCGGGTGGAGCGTCCGCGCGACCGACTCGTCGGGCGCGTCATCCCCCGTCACCAACGCCGCCGACGACTGCTGGTGA
- a CDS encoding YncE family protein, with translation MAGDGSGTNARVAGLLARVRPRARMALTCGTALAVAAPLALAATFGSGHAAHLLDQTAGTAWVVSPELGLATLLDGASEDVVAGVGVPGAGHALRVAQGDGGAYLVDDDAGTVARLDDATFAVGTPVALGTAGGSLDVLQNDSGPGDAHVVRVLDAGARTAARVDPRTLAVRDEVTLTAQPGPGQAVVDDAGDLWALDTPAGTLTRVTTGDDTRTVRRTDAATATARLVLVRGAAVLVDPTHGAVHTVGDDARPGPARCLDTRPADDVQVLGSTTRDEVYVAVAQARALLVTATTTDDCTRTVDLTQAGDQPDYGALAQSGRYVFVPDHTTGTTAVVDTDAGTVLDHVALAEPGHRVELHARDGFVFFNDLDGADAGVLTLSGGRWTAHAVQKYDPETGEGAEVVTPEGATPEGAPEAQDSPDADQPAEADDPDAPVPPADRPDAGRRPPGSSDRPGTPGGPAAPGAPGPGSRPGPGRGDGTPAPSPTASPTPTTSPTPTTPAPTVSLVLDPHQAGQPEVQPYTTATVVPTVTGASPGASWVWHVSTPSGAPPPAWTPPAPGDPLVLEVQDADVTVSLTVTDRGTPVTASMEIWVKYVCHMTINGSGSGDDHSVDLRTLPTGTFTAEARQCRTTQTASLTLPGWLSGPSTVSLDPSGAPTTVELQLVGAPPGDGPQSGVTIRLEAAEPQEPYAITVHTDAPAEVLSAESCQVSMNYTADGVARSRWITRVIVEVRDATVGGSDRHTVTGAGGLTIPAVDTTGTDRTYEYSSDVDQLASDTPPPSPPETVTVVDGLDRSTGPVAVFHHPSTPSPCFGGG, from the coding sequence ATGGCGGGCGACGGGTCCGGGACGAACGCCCGGGTGGCGGGACTCCTGGCCCGCGTCCGCCCTCGCGCACGCATGGCGCTGACCTGCGGCACCGCGCTCGCCGTGGCCGCGCCCCTCGCGCTGGCCGCGACGTTCGGCAGCGGGCACGCCGCGCACCTCCTCGACCAGACGGCGGGCACGGCGTGGGTCGTCTCCCCGGAGCTGGGCCTGGCCACGTTGCTCGACGGGGCGTCCGAGGACGTCGTCGCGGGCGTGGGCGTCCCGGGCGCCGGGCACGCGCTGCGCGTCGCCCAGGGTGACGGTGGCGCGTACCTCGTCGACGACGACGCCGGCACGGTCGCACGCCTCGACGACGCCACGTTCGCCGTCGGCACCCCCGTCGCGCTCGGGACGGCCGGCGGCTCGCTCGACGTCCTGCAGAACGACTCCGGACCCGGCGACGCGCACGTCGTCCGCGTCCTGGACGCCGGCGCCCGCACCGCGGCCCGCGTCGACCCGCGGACCCTCGCGGTGCGCGACGAGGTGACGCTGACCGCGCAGCCCGGCCCCGGGCAGGCCGTCGTCGACGACGCGGGTGACCTGTGGGCGCTGGACACCCCCGCGGGCACCCTCACGCGCGTGACCACCGGCGATGACACCCGCACGGTCCGGCGCACCGACGCCGCGACCGCCACCGCGCGCCTGGTCCTGGTCCGCGGCGCCGCCGTGCTCGTCGACCCCACGCACGGCGCCGTGCACACCGTCGGCGACGACGCGCGCCCCGGCCCCGCCCGCTGCCTGGACACCCGGCCCGCCGACGACGTCCAGGTCCTCGGCTCGACCACCCGTGACGAGGTGTACGTCGCCGTCGCCCAGGCGCGCGCGCTGCTCGTCACCGCCACCACCACCGACGACTGCACCCGCACGGTCGACCTCACGCAGGCCGGCGACCAGCCCGACTACGGGGCCCTCGCGCAGTCCGGGCGGTACGTGTTCGTCCCCGACCACACCACCGGCACGACCGCCGTCGTCGACACCGACGCCGGCACCGTCCTCGACCACGTCGCGCTCGCCGAGCCGGGCCACCGCGTGGAGCTGCACGCCCGGGACGGGTTCGTCTTCTTCAACGACCTCGACGGCGCGGACGCCGGCGTGCTCACGCTCAGCGGGGGCCGCTGGACGGCGCACGCGGTGCAGAAGTACGACCCGGAGACCGGCGAGGGCGCCGAGGTCGTGACGCCGGAGGGCGCGACGCCCGAGGGCGCCCCCGAGGCGCAGGACTCCCCCGACGCCGACCAGCCCGCCGAGGCCGACGACCCCGACGCACCCGTCCCGCCCGCCGACCGGCCCGACGCGGGACGCCGACCGCCCGGGTCGTCCGACCGGCCCGGCACGCCCGGCGGACCCGCGGCACCCGGCGCTCCCGGCCCCGGGTCCCGGCCCGGACCGGGACGGGGCGACGGCACGCCCGCTCCCTCGCCCACCGCGAGCCCCACGCCGACCACGTCGCCGACCCCGACGACCCCCGCACCCACCGTCTCGCTCGTGCTCGACCCGCACCAGGCGGGGCAGCCCGAGGTCCAGCCCTACACCACGGCCACGGTCGTCCCGACGGTTACCGGCGCGTCGCCGGGTGCGTCGTGGGTGTGGCACGTCTCGACCCCGTCCGGGGCCCCGCCGCCGGCGTGGACCCCGCCCGCACCCGGTGACCCGCTCGTGCTGGAGGTCCAGGACGCCGACGTCACCGTCTCGCTGACCGTGACGGACCGGGGCACCCCGGTCACGGCGAGCATGGAGATCTGGGTCAAGTACGTGTGCCACATGACGATCAACGGCTCGGGTAGCGGCGACGACCACTCGGTCGACCTGCGGACCCTGCCCACCGGGACGTTCACCGCCGAGGCACGCCAGTGCCGCACGACGCAGACCGCGTCGCTCACGCTGCCCGGGTGGCTCTCCGGCCCGTCGACCGTCTCCCTGGACCCCAGCGGCGCACCGACGACCGTGGAGCTGCAGCTGGTGGGTGCGCCCCCGGGCGACGGGCCCCAGTCCGGCGTCACGATCCGGTTGGAGGCCGCCGAGCCGCAGGAGCCGTACGCCATCACCGTGCACACCGACGCGCCGGCCGAGGTGCTCAGCGCGGAGTCCTGCCAGGTCTCGATGAACTACACCGCCGACGGCGTGGCCCGGTCCCGGTGGATCACGAGGGTCATCGTCGAGGTACGCGACGCCACCGTCGGCGGGTCCGACCGGCACACCGTCACCGGGGCCGGGGGCCTGACGATCCCGGCCGTCGACACGACCGGCACCGACCGCACCTACGAGTACTCCTCGGACGTCGACCAGCTCGCGAGCGACACCCCTCCCCCCTCGCCGCCGGAGACCGTCACCGTCGTCGACGGCCTCGATCGGTCGACCGGGCCGGTCGCGGTGTTCCACCACCCCTCGACCCCGTCGCCGTGCTTCGGAGGGGGCTGA